In Isosphaera pallida ATCC 43644, the sequence CGTGCCGGATCGTTTGGGTTCAAGAACACTACAAGACCCAGACGAAAAAACCGAGGTCATTCCGCTTGAACCCACCGACATCGGGGTCCACTGAGGCGGGGTGATTCTCCAAAACGAGTCAATCCCGTTCAAGAGCGGTTCGGCGATTCGGGTGGGAATTGCCGCGCCGGCTTGCACCACTCGTCGGGAATCAGGGCAGACGATTCACCTCTCCTCACGGTTCACCTCATCCCCGACGGCGAGTTACGATCCCGAACGGAAATGAGGATGAAGTCATCGTGTTTCCTTCTGTATTGTAGTCCGCAAGCCAAGCGGTGGCGGTTGGCGAAGGGTGAATCCTCTTGATGACCGACGAGCGACTCCTTCCACGAGCGGCGGCGACATGTCAAGCATGGGTGTTCAGGGTGAGGCGGTTTATTTGGATCTCCTGCGTGATGTACTCCATCATGGCCGACGCCAGCCGACGCGGGCCAAGGTGGGCGGGGAGTTCATTGACGCCCTGTCCGTGTTCGGCCGTCAAGTCCGCTACGATCTGAGCGATCGGTTTCCGTTGTTTACCACCAAGAGGGTCTCGTTCCATTCGGTGGTTCACGAGCTTCTTTGGTTTTTGCGGGGCGAGACCAATGTGCGTTCGCTCCAAGCGGCGGGCGTCACGATCTGGGACGAGTGGGCTGACGAGGCGGGCGAACTCGGTCCGATCTACGGCCGCCAGTGGCGGGCTTGGAATGGTCCCGATGGGCGCGTCTTTGACCAGATTCAGGCAATCCTCGATGGCTTGACTCAACTGCGCCAGGATCCACGGGCTTCAGTGGGGCGACGTTTGATCCTCAACGCCTGGAACGTGGCGGACCTGGAGAAGATGGCCCTACCGCCATGTCATTGTCTCGCACAGTTCCATTTAGATGATGCGGGACGGCTTTCCTGTCAGCTTTACCAGCGTTCCGCCGATCTCTTCCTAGGCGTACCGTTTAACGTAGCCAGTTATGCGTTGTTGACCCGCCTGATCGCCCACGTCCAAGGGTTGGAGCCTGGTGAGTTCATCCACACGCTGGGCGACGCGCACATTTATGTCAATCATCTCGACCAAGTGCGTCGCCAGCTCGAACGCGACCCCAGACCCCTGCCCCGAGTGACCCTGGCTGAGGATCTCGACCCGACGCTCAAGAAGGTGCGTCGGGAGCAAATTGTGCTGGAGGGTTACCACCCCCACCCCGCGTTGCCCGGCGAGGTGGCGGTTTGAGCGCAGCCGCGGCGAAGCGGGTATCGATCGGCTGCGAGCCGGCGAAGCGAAGCGGGTTGGCGTGGGCAGCGCGTCGGAACGGAACACGATGGAGCAGCTCGTCCCGACCGCGAAACGACAGACGGGTGAGCCAAGAGGCGAGCCGCGCGTCCCGGCAAACAAATCTTCAAAAAAGTTTCACCTCGGCTCATCCTCATCTTCATGGTGGAACGACAAAGTTAGGATGTGCCGATCCCACTGGGTGATTGCTCGAACGCCAAGAGCATGATTCAATCGAGTGAGATCCCATGGTATGGGCGATCCGTCGCCGTGGCTGCGGATCTTTGCGAGTTCCATTGAGTTCGAGGATTTATGAAGACGCACACGTCCGCTTCAACCCGTCAGGGTTTCACCCTGATCGAACTGTTGGTGGTCATCGCCATCATCGCCGTTCTCATTGCCTTACTGCTGCCGGCGGTTCAGTCGGCCCGCGAGGCGGCCCGCCGGGCGCAATGTACGAACAACCTCAAGCAAATGGGGTTAGCGACCCTCAACTTCGAATCGACCTTCTCGCACTTCCCGCCGGGCATGGCCTACACCCCGAGGGTGGACCGCACTGCGGCGGGTCGGGCCAACGTCCAGGCGCAGATTTTGCCCTATCTGGAGCAGGCGTCGTTGTACGGGGCGTTCAACCTAGACCGCAACATCAACTTGTTTGGCCCGACCTCGCCGCACGACACGGCTCAAACCCAGATCGTGGCGACGTTCGTCTGTCCGTCCGACCCGGCCACGATGCGGTTGACCTCCGGCACTCGTCAGTTGGGTTATTCCAACTACTTCGCCTCGCTCGGAGCCACCGCCAGCATGGAGACCGGGACCGCGTTCGCCTTCCAGGAACCCAACTCCGCGTTGCTGGGCGTGTTCAACTTCGTCCTGAATCGCTCTGTGACCGACATCAATCACCCTGACTACCGCCGTCCTTCCGAAACCCGGATCGCTGAGATCACCGACGGTACTTCCAACACCGCGCTGTTCTCGGAAATCCGCCGCTCCAACTTGGTCAACGACGCCTCCGCGCCGATCACCAGCCCCGACAACGTGTACATTGTCTCCAGCGGCTTCGTCACTTCCAACCGGGCCGCCTCCACCACCTGCGACGTGTTCAGCGGGGTGCGGATTCGTTACCGGGGTCAGCAGTACTACCGCAACCTGCCCATGACCGGCTACTACTCACATACCATGATTCCCAACGACCGGCGTTACGACTGCGGCGACGGCTCCTTCCTCACCAACCACTTGGCCGCCCGCAGCTACCACCCCGGCGGGGTCAACGTCGTGTTGGCCGACGGCAGCGTGCGGTTCGTCAAGGACACCGTCAACCCGATCGCCTGGGCCGCGCTAGGCACCAAAGCTGGCGGCGAGGTGATCAGCGCCAGCGACCTATGACGAATCGGAATCGAATCCCGATCGGCTTCGACCAAACACAGAGAGGGCGTCACGATCCGTCCTGAGACGCATCGTGGCGATCCCTCCCCCGAAACGAAAGCAACCTACCACGCCTTCGACGTGGCGATCCCTCCCGGAGCGTCGCGTCGATTCTGTTTGATCTGATCCACGCACGCTTTCTTCTACCCACGAGTTTGACTCTATGACAACGCGACCTAGCCGGACCATGAGGTTTGGTGGAAGGCGATTCGGAGCGCCGACCCTCATGGTGACGACCCTCATGGTGATGGTCTCCATTCTTCCGGGCTGCGGCGGTTCCACCGAGGCCGAAATCGACCTCCAGACTTCGCCCGAGGCGGTCGGCTTGACCGAGTTGGGCGAGGTGCTACGGCTCTATCAGATTCAGTTCAAGAAGCCGCCCGCCAAAGTGGCCGATCTCGCTCCCTTGGAGCAAATGGCCGGCATGGTGATGGACACAATCCGCAACAAGACGATTGAAGTCATTTGGGGCGTGGACCTGCCCGACCTCGGCGAGCAGCCCGGCCTAGTCGAGTCGAAGGAGATCCTCGCCTATGAAGCCAAGGCTCCTACGGAAGGAGGGTACGTCTTGTTCCGCGATCGCACCGTCAAGAAACTGACCGCCGAAGAGTTCAACGCCACGCCCAAAGCCGCGCCTGACCATTCGAGCAAGGATTGATTCGTGAACCAATTGGAGGCCGCGTCGTCCCGGCTCGCCGCGACACCACGGTGCCGGCCTCCCGCATCAAATAAGCCATGAATCACGCCTCCCGGCTCGATCCGCGGTCGGGAGGTGTGTCTTGTCCTACCGGTTTTCGGTTTCGCGTTGGGAGAACGGCTTCTCCTCTCGGATCAGGCGTGACCGTCGCGGCTTAGCTGTTCCACCTCGGCGACCAGTCGATCCACCGTGTCGGGCTGATCGGCGATTTCCAGAGTCGTCGCGCAGACGTGGCGA encodes:
- a CDS encoding DUF1559 domain-containing protein, with the translated sequence MKTHTSASTRQGFTLIELLVVIAIIAVLIALLLPAVQSAREAARRAQCTNNLKQMGLATLNFESTFSHFPPGMAYTPRVDRTAAGRANVQAQILPYLEQASLYGAFNLDRNINLFGPTSPHDTAQTQIVATFVCPSDPATMRLTSGTRQLGYSNYFASLGATASMETGTAFAFQEPNSALLGVFNFVLNRSVTDINHPDYRRPSETRIAEITDGTSNTALFSEIRRSNLVNDASAPITSPDNVYIVSSGFVTSNRAASTTCDVFSGVRIRYRGQQYYRNLPMTGYYSHTMIPNDRRYDCGDGSFLTNHLAARSYHPGGVNVVLADGSVRFVKDTVNPIAWAALGTKAGGEVISASDL
- a CDS encoding thymidylate synthase; the encoded protein is MSSMGVQGEAVYLDLLRDVLHHGRRQPTRAKVGGEFIDALSVFGRQVRYDLSDRFPLFTTKRVSFHSVVHELLWFLRGETNVRSLQAAGVTIWDEWADEAGELGPIYGRQWRAWNGPDGRVFDQIQAILDGLTQLRQDPRASVGRRLILNAWNVADLEKMALPPCHCLAQFHLDDAGRLSCQLYQRSADLFLGVPFNVASYALLTRLIAHVQGLEPGEFIHTLGDAHIYVNHLDQVRRQLERDPRPLPRVTLAEDLDPTLKKVRREQIVLEGYHPHPALPGEVAV